A stretch of the Uranotaenia lowii strain MFRU-FL chromosome 3, ASM2978415v1, whole genome shotgun sequence genome encodes the following:
- the LOC129758404 gene encoding uncharacterized protein LOC129758404, translating to MRSESFAHFPSQAALSKAGDDPHLGHTFAMATTNVLIAATLIIAVCHAEDDGGGGGIQARKISSHSSINSALSSSGTKGSRLQETPATGLTVNKKKIKKQSASGDDDDDDDDFLDFFGDDDDGSDDDDDDEEDEEDDEEEEDDEEETSTDNGRLWTPDFSKISQTLGALNTVGRYIVNMTKGQEASPSVNSLNNGPKENIPDAILTLTKTVLGANVTKTIEPLIKRVGGSEVVTSPEVTTTSTTTTTAAASTTTTSTTPASTTALISLDVEAPLLEVQKKEDVEAAAPSSSMQKKKKKKKNKVKRKDPAHVETTKKPAPVTKIIETKADENRCVTPDGRPGRCEDLSTCPGLLLDLTHLRESLCFKSLFVPGVCCPLPASTVLTTQKPTKRPVPHTTAPSLVLSPVAKPTTTKRPLVPVFTVTTTTEQILSATLKPLAENFVDPEDCGQQEYSAGRIVGGIEAPVGQWPWMAAIFLHGPKRTEFWCGGSLVGTKYILTAAHCTRDSRQRPFAARQFTVRLGDIDLSTDGEPSAPVTFKVTEVRAHPKFSRVGFYNDIAILVLDRPVRKSKYVIPVCLPKSNLPSKERMAGRRATVVGWGTTYYGGKESTKQQQATLPVWRNEDCNHAYFQPITDNFLCAGFSEGGVDACQGDSGGPLMMLVEARWTQVGVVSFGNKCGEPGYPGVYTRVSEYMEWIRENTKK from the exons ATGCGATCTGAGTCATTCG CACACTTTCCTTCACAGGCAGCGCTTAGCAAAGCAGGCGATGACCCGCATCTAGGTCACACATTCGCTATGGCTACTACGAATG TTTTGATAGCAGCCACGCTGATCATCGCAGTGTGCCATGCCGAAGACGATGGTGGTGGAGGAGGCATTCAAGCGCGGAAGATTTCGTCGCACAGCTCGATAAACTCCGCTTTGAGTAGTTCGGGTACTAAAG GTTCTCGTTTACAGGAAACTCCAGCAACAGGGTTGACAGTTAAcaagaagaaaatcaagaagCAATCGGCTTCTggagacgacgacgatgatgatgatgacttcCTCGACTTCTTCGGAGATGACGATGATGGGagcgatgatgatgacgatgatgaggAAGATGAAGAAGATGATGAAGAGGAGGAAGATGATGAAGAGGAAACGAGTACGGATAATGGCCGGCTATGGACACCGGATTTCAGTAAGATATCACAAACTCTTGGAGCGCTCAATACAGTGGGTAGATACATCGTGAACATGACCAAAGGACAGGAAGCTAGTCCATCGGTGAACTCGCTCAACAATGGTCCGAAAGAGAACATTCCGGATGCGATCCTCACACTTACTAAAACGGTTTTAGGGGCGAATGTTACGAAAACAATAGAACCCCTTATCAAGCGAGTAGGTGGTTCAGAAGTTGTGACTTCACCTGAAGTAACAACGACTTCAACAACTACGACTACTGCAGCTGCTAGTACTACAACAACTAGCACAACTCCAGCAAGTACAACGGCTCTTATTTCTCTGGATGTTGAGGCACCCCTGCTCGAAGTTCAGAAGAAGGAAGACGTCGAAGCAGCTGCACCATCGAGTTCGAtgcagaagaaaaagaaaaagaagaagaacaaGGTTAAGCGAAAGGACCCGGCCCATGTAGAAACGACCAAGAAACCTGCACCAGTTA caaaaatcatCGAAACCAAGGCTGACGAAAATCGATGTGTCACTCCCGATGGCAGACCAGGACGTTGTGAAGATCTCAGTACCTGTCCAGGACTGTTGTTGGACTTGACCCATCTTCGAGAATCGCTATGTTTCAAGAGTCTTTTCGTCCCCGGAGTCTGCTGTCCTCTTCCAGCTAGTACTGTACTCACAACTCAGAAACCAACCAAGCGGCCTGTCCCTCACACGACTGCTCCAAGTTTAGTCCTAAGCCCGGTAGCGAAGCCCACAACCACAAAGCGACCACTTGTGCCGGTATTCACTGTAACAACTACCACGGAGCAGATCTTGTCAGCCACCTTGAAACCTCTGGCCGAGAACTTTGTCGACCCTGAAGACTGTGGACAGCAGGAATACTCTGCAGGACGTATCGTCGGGGGTATTGAAGCACCCGTCGGGCAGTGGCCTTGGATGGCAGCCATCTTCCTTCATGGACCGAAAAGAACAGAGTTCTGGTGTGGAGGATCCCTAGTGGGTACAAAGTACATTCTGACGGCTGCCCATTGTACCCGGGACTCCCGGCAGAGGCCTTTTGCTGCAAGGCAATTCACCGTCCGACTGGGTGACATTGATCTATCGACCGATGGTGAACCATCGGCACCGGTCACCTTCAAGGTTACCGAGGTACGAGCTCACCCGAAGTTCTCCCGTGTTGGATTCTACAACGACATCGCCATTCTGGTGTTGGATCGACCGGTTCGGAAGTCTAAGTACGTGATTCCGGTGTGTCTACCCAAGAGTAATCTACCTTCCAAGGAACGAATGGCCG gTCGCCGCGCAACCGTTGTTGGTTGGGGTACGACCTATTACGGGGGTAAGGAGTCAACGAAGCAGCAGCAGGCAACACTACCGGTGTGGCGTAACGAGGACTGTAACCATGCGTACTTCCAGCCGATTACGGATAACTTCCTGTGTGCTGGATTTTCGGAGGGCGGCGTCGATGCCTGTCAGGGGGATTCGGGTGGGCCGTTGATGATGCTGGTGGAGGCTCGCTGGACCCAGGTCGGGGTGGTTTCGTTCGGGAATAAGTGTGGAGAACCGGGTTATCCGGGGGTGTATACCCGGGTTAGCGAGTATATGGAGTGGATACGGGAGAACACCAAGAAGTGA